The genomic DNA TGCTCGCCTGGCGGCGTTGGCTTCGTCTTCAGCTCGGTCCAACGTAGCGCTGCCACGCCTCCCTCGCCTCATCCTTGCCGCCTTGCCAGCCAAGCAAATCCGAACCCTCACCGGTCGACATAACTGCCTACCGGGGGCCCGTCAGTCATCGCTAACCATTCACTTCAACTTGTAGAGAACAAAACGTGCTGACTAGCAGCACGTCCGCAGAGACCTTGGTCTCTCAAAACTAAATAGTAGACTTCTAAAAATTGCGGGACTGACCTAGATAACCTTGGAGGCTTGAAGCCTCTAGGCTCCTTAGAAAGGAGGTGATCCAGCCGCAGGTTCCCCTACGGCTACCTTGTTACGACTTCACCCCAGTCACCGACCATTCCTTAGGGCGCTGCCTCCCCGAGGGGTTAGCTCACGCACTTCGGGACCAATCGACTCCCGTGGTGTGACGGGCGGTGTGTACAAGGCCCGGGAACGTATTCACCGCGGCATGCTGATCCGCGATTACTAGCGATTCCAACTTCATGGAGTCGAGTTGCAGACTCCAATCCGAACTGAGACCGGCTTTTTGAGATTGGCTCCACCTCACGGTATCGCAACTCTTTGTACCGGCCATTGTAGCACGTGTGTAGCCCTGGACATAAGGGCCATGAGGACTTGACGTCATCCCCACCTTCCTCCGGTTTAACACCGGCAGTCTCTTCAGAGTGCCCAACTAAATGATGGCAACTGAAGATAGGGGTTGCGCTCGTTGCGGGACTTAACCCAACATCTCACGACACGAGCTGACGACAGCCATGCAGCACCTGTCTTGCGGCTCCCGAAGGCACTCCCTACTTTCATAGGGATTCCGCAGATGTCAAGCCCAGGTAAGGTTCTGCGCGTTGCGTCGAATTAAACCACATGCTCCACCGCTTGTGCGGGCCCCCGTCAATTCCTTTGAGTTTTAGTCTTGCGACCGTACTTCCCAGGCGGAGTACTTAATGCGTTAGCTGCGGCACTGCAGGGGTCAATACCCGCAACACCTAGTACTCATCGTTTACGGCGTGGACTACCAGGGTATCTAATCCTGTTTGCTCCCCACGCTTTCGCGTCTCAGCGTCAATATCGGTCCAGGTAGCCGCCTTCGCCACCGGTGTTCCTCCTAATATCTACGGATTTCACTCCTACACTAGGAATTCCACTACCCTCTCCCGTATTCAAGTTCTCCAGTATCCAATGCACTTCCCAGGTTGGGCCCGGGGCTTTCACATCAGACTTAAAGAACCGCCTACACGCGCTTTACGCCCAATAATTCCGAACAACGCTCGCACCCTCCGTATTACCGCGGCTGCTGGCACGGAGTTAGCCGGTGCTTCCTTCAGAGGTACCGTCAAGTACAATGGGTATTAACCACCGTACATTTCTTTCCTCTAGACAGAGCTTTACGACCCGAAGGCCTTCATCACTCACGCGGCGTTGCTGCGTCAGGGTTTCCCCCATTGCGCAAAATTCCCCACTGCTGCCTCCCGTAGGAGTCTGGACCGTGTCTCAGTTCCAGTGTGGCTGATCATCCTCTCAGACCAGCTAACCATCGTAGCCTTGGTAGGCCTTTACCCCACCAACTAGCTAATGGTACGCGGACTCATCCGATGACAAGAGGCCCGAAGGTCCCCCTCTTTTCCCGCAAGATCCGAAGACCCCGTGGGCTTATCCGGTATTAGCACCCCTTTCGAGATGTTATCCCAGATCATCGGGCAGATTATCCACGCGTTACTCACCCGTGCGCCACTAGATTGCAGAGCAAGCCCCGCAATCCCGTTCGACTTGCATGTGTTAAGCACGCCGCCAGCGTTCGTTCTGAGCCAGGATCAAACTCTCCAGTTTTTTATACTGAAAAATTCGAAACTAACAAACTAAACTGACTTATTGAACCCGCAATTTAATTCCGTCTACTATTTAGTTTTCAAAGACCAAGCGGCTTTCGCTTTTCGTTGCCGCAGACTTGGCAAGTTATCAAAACCAGCTTCACCTGTCAACAACTTTTTTTCTACCGCTTTTTCTACTCACCCGCCGACAAAACCCCCGACGGAAACTCCTACCTTAACAACCTTCCCATCTCTTGTCAACTTCTTTTTTGCTGCGGGCGCTTCCTGCTCACCCTCTCGCCACCGCGATGCCTACTACTCGCTGAAACGAAGGACGTTTATAGCAAAGGCATCTGCTACCGTCAACAGGTTTTTGGTTAATTTTTTCTATGCCTTGTCCGCCGTTTTTTATTGTGCAGCATGCAAGGCAGAATCGATATCAGCAATGATATCTTTGACATCCTCAATTCCTATGGACAAGCGGATAAAATCGGGAGTCACACCCGAGGCTATTTGTTCATCCGCGCTTAGCTGCTGATGGGTAGTCGATGCGGGATGAATGACAAGCGATTTAGCATCTCCAATATTTGCTAGGTGCGAAAGGAGCTTCACATTGTCGATGAACTTTTTGCCGGCCTCAATCCCACCTTTGATGCCAAAGCCGATTATCGCCCCTGCACCTTTTGGAAGATACCTTCTTGATCGCTGGTAATCAGGGTGGCTCGGCAGACCTGGATAATTTACCCAACTTACGAGGGGGTGCTTTTCCAGCCACTGAGCGACCGCGATAGCATTTTCTACGTGACGCGCCATCCGGACGTGCAGGGTTTCGATCCCTTGAATAATCTGGAACGCATTAAAAGGCGACAGCGCTGAACCGAGGTCCCGCAGCAGAGTGAGCCGCATCCGCAGGATGTATGACAGGTTGCCCAGAGCCTCCCATATTTTCAGCCCGTGGTAGGATGATTCCGGTTCTGTAAATTCAGGGAATTTTCCATTATTCCAAGGGAATTTCCCACCGTCAACCACTGCGCCACCTATGGAGGTGCCATGACCGCCAATAAACTTCGTCAGTGAATAAACGACAATATCGGCGCCATGCTGCAGCGGTCTGAATAAGTAGGGCGTAGTCACGGTGTTGTCCACAACGAACGGGATCCCTGCAGCATGAGCGACCGCAGCAATCGCTTCAAAATCATCCACATTGTTTTTAGGGTTCCCCACAGATTCCATATATACGAGACGTGTGTTTTCATCTATAGCGTTCTTCACATTCTCAGGATCCGAAGTGTCCACGAACTTAACGTGAATGCCGAGTCGCGGAAGCGTGTAGTGGAAGAGGTTGTAGGTGCCTCCGTACAGGTAACTTGTAGATACGATGTTCTCGCCTGCTTTTGTGATATTGAGAACCGCAAAAGTCGTTGCAGCCTGTCCCGATGCAAGAGCCAGCGCCCCGACCCCTCCGTCCAACTCTGCAAGGCGCTTCTCTAGTACGTCGGTGGTCGGATTCATTATGCGGGTATATATATTGCCAAATTCTTTAAGCCCGAACAGGTTAGCGGCATGGTCAGAGCTTTTGAAGAGGTAAGACGAAGTCTGATAGATAGGTACCGCCCTTGATAAAGTTGTCTCATCCGGCACCTGACCGGCGTGGAGCAAATTGGTAGCAAAATTCCATTGCGTATCAGACATACTGGACCCTCCATGTTTTTCCGGCAATATACCTTTCCTACTTTCCTGTCAAGTAGATTACTCGTTGTTATACACCACAGCACTAAAGATCGCTGGACCTTTTACGCGAGCCTATTGTAAAAAGAAGTTATAGCCTTCAGCTCCTCGGCAAGTTGAAAATTCCAAAGTAGTCCCGGAGGGAGACGCCATTCCCAGTTCCCTTGAGACAGCCCGGGGGTATTCATGCGGGCTCCCGAGTCTAGTGAAAACAGGTCCTGCACAGGGATCACGGCATACGCAGCAACAGAGGAATAAGCAGCACGGATCATCTCCCACACAATTTCCTGGGGAGAACATCGCAGATACGACATCGCGTGCTGACGCTCGTTTTCTCCTACTTCATTGAACCAGCCCCGAGTAGTATTGTTGTCATGCGTTCCAGTGTAAACGACACATTGTGGGGAATAATTATGTGGAAGATAATAATTGTCGGAACCTGAACCGAAGGCGAAATGAAGCACCTTCATCCCCGGAAATCCACATGTATCCAGTAGCTTCTCCACATCGGGAGTAATAAGCCCTAGGTCCTCAGCAATGATAGGCAATGGTTCTCCCAAAGCGTTTGAAACTGCATTGAATAATTTTTCCCCCGGACCTGTAACCCATCGGCCATTGATAGCTGTCTCCTCCGTAGCCGCGACTTCCCAGTAAGCGGCAAAACCACGAAAATGATCTATCCGAACAAGATCATAAAGTTGCAAGGAACTCCTCAGCCGCTGGATCCACCATGAATACCCATCTGCAGCAATGGCATCCCAGTCGTATACCGGATTCCCCCATAATTGTCCGGTTTCACTGAAGTAGTCCGGGGGAACCCCTGCAACTACTAGAGGAAGTCCGCGTTCATCAAGCTTGAAAATTTCACGATGAACCCAGACGTCAGCTGAGTCGTAAGCAACAAAAATAGGAATATCTCCAAAAATATCAATGCCCAGATCGTTCGCGAAGCGTTTGACCTCACGCCACTGGCGAAAGAACTGCCACTGCATGTACTTCTGAACAAGGATCGATGTTCGAAGCTTGTCGGTATATTCCGCAATGGCAGACGGCAAACGCCGAGCAATTTCCTCAGGCCAATCGCTCCAGCCTGCTCCCTCAAAATGCTCCTTCAGAGCCATGAAAAGCGCATAATCCTCGAGCCAAACATTATCCGCGCAGAAATCTTCAAAGTCTTGTAGGTGATGCGAGTCGGAAGCTTCGATAAACCGCTGAGCAGCCCTGCTCAGCAAGGGATATTTCCAGGCCGCCACAGCAGCATAGTCAACCCGATCTTCACTTGCTAACTGAGGCTGGACAGGTTCTTCGAGATCCCCATCTGCGGCAACTGAATTCAAATCTATCAGGAGCGGGTTACCCGCAAAGGCGGAATAGCATGAGTACGGCGAGTTGCCGTAAGCTGTGGGGCCTAGCGGCAGAACCTGCCAAAGCGACTGCCCTGCCTCGTGAAGGAATTTCAGAAATTTGCGGGTCTCTTCTCCGAGCGTTCCGATGCCTCCGTGTCCGGGCAGGGAAGTTGGATGCATCAGGATGCCGCTCTTTCGTTTCATCTTCATGAATACCTCTCTCTGCAGTAATCTATCCGTCTTGAAAATATTAAAGTGCTCTTGTAAGCAAAACGCCGGTCTCATCTCTCTTTGCGGAGGAAGGGAATTGTGATAATAAAAAATGAAACGACGCAGAATCAGGAGAACCTATGGAAACGGTAAAGACTGCAATGTTCGAAACGCTGATTGAAAGCGCCCAACCAGACGGAATGGGGGGATACGTTTTTACCCTCGAAGGAAAGAGCTACCATATCAAAGATACGCTTGAAATATCCAAGATTGCACAGAACCATGGCTATATCATCATCTACTGATTGGAAGCGATTATGGCGTCTACCCGTGCTCCATCGAGAGTTTCCTCCTGGAGCAGCGCTTCTGCCAGCGCATCGAGCCTTCTTCTGTTCCCCGAAATAATATCGGAGCTGCACTTTTCGGCGTTTGCAATGATTAAAGCTATTTCCTGATCTATGAGCCACGCGGTCTGCTCGGAAAATGTCTTTTCCTCAGCAAGCTTACGTCCGAGAAACGGGTGTTCCTCTCCCCGACTGAACGTCATCGCCCCGACTTTGTCGCTCATCCCCCACTGGCAAACCATTTTTTCCGCCAGGTCCGTCACCGTCTTCAGATCATTTTGTGCTCCGGTCGATAGATCACCGAGAACAAGTCGTTCGGCAACGCGTCCCCCTAGCGCGACGCTAAGTCTCTTCATCAAGTATGACTTCGAGTAATGATATCGATCGTCGTCCGGCAACTGCTGCGTCACACCCAGAGCCATACCCCGGGGAATAATCGTGACTTTGTGAACCGGATCGGTCCCAGGCAACAGCTTTGCAACCAGAGTGTGTCCAGCTTCGTGTAAAGCCGTTATACGCTTCTCCTGGTCGCTGATGAACATGCGCCGCTCTCCACCCATCAATATTTTATCCTTTGCCCTCTCCAGATGATCTGAAGTCACCTTGGGAAGATCCTCCCGTGCCGCAAGTATAGCAGCTTCATTGACTAGGTTCTCGAGTTCCGCACCAGTCATCCCCGGTGTCCCTCTTGCAATGACACTTAAGTCAACCCCCTCGTCAAGCGGTATCTTTCTGGTATGAACCTTGAGGATTTGCTCCCGGTCCCTCCAGTCGGGGCGGTCAATTACGATGTGGCGATCAAACCGTCCTGGACGAAGGAGAGCCTGATCAAGCACGTCTGGACGGTTTGTAGCCGCCAGCACCACCATTTCCTCGTGAGGATCAAAACCATCCATTTCGGAGAGAAGCTGATTGAGTGTCTGCTCCCTCTCGTCATGACCTCCACCGAATCCGGCCCCACGGCTTCTCCCGACTGCATCAAGCTCATCGATAAAGATAATGCTCGGCGCTTCTTTTCTTGCATTTGTAAACAGGTCGCGTACCCTGCTGGCCCCGACTCCAACAAACATTTCGATGAATTGAGATGCAGCTATGCTGAAAAAAGCGACTCCAGCCTCCCCGGCAACTGCCCTTGCAAGAAGGGTCTTCCCGGTCCCCGGGGGGCCGACTAAAAGTACGCCCTTTGGCACCTTACCGCCGATACGCTGAAATTTCTTAGGATTTCGGAGGTAATCCACTACCTCCTTCAACTCTTGTTTCGTATTCTCCATTCCGGCAACATCAGCGAAGGTTACGGTTATCCGTTCAGTGCTGCTGTAAAGCTTGGCACCCGATTTTGCAAAACCGCCAAGCATTGATCCGGGTCCCTGAGACCTCATACCACGCATGGCAAACCACCAGACACCAATAATGAATATCCACGGGAGGAGATAGAGAAGTATGCTGGCAATTGGAGACGTTTCTGTGGGAGTGGCTACAACATCAACCTTTTTTGCCATAAGCTCCTGCATCAACGAGGGGTCCTCCATGGCAGGCACCACGGTGACAAAAGATGTCAATTCACCTTTACCCCCTCCTTGTTGAGCGGGAATGACTGCTGTTTTGGTTTTGAACTCCCCCTTTACTGCAGTTCCCTTAAAAACAACCTTCTTCACATTATCGGCGGAGAGTTCTTGGCGGAAGCGGCTATAGCTGATTTCACCTGACTGGCCTGATGCCTGACGTGAAACGGCACTATAAAATATGTCGAAGACGACAATGAGGATTAACATCACCAACAGCGGCTTCCATATCGATTGCCCCATCTATCCCCCCAAACGCGCTCCAGATACAGTGTACCTACAATCACCTGGTTGACAATAGCAGCTCATGAAGTTGTCTTCCCGAGCCTATATGCCCCAAAACCAAATGAAGCCCCTTTTCCAAGATGAAGATATTCGCCTGCTGTCAAAAAGGGATAAAGGTCATAAAAATCTCCCACTAAGAGCCCACTACCGACAAGGCCAGAAACATTCCTATTCCATCCGCGCCACTTGAAGTCAGACTTTAGCCAGGAGACCTGCGCGCTCTGATCTGCAAGCCA from Geobacter sp. DSM 9736 includes the following:
- a CDS encoding O-acetylhomoserine aminocarboxypropyltransferase/cysteine synthase family protein, with translation MSDTQWNFATNLLHAGQVPDETTLSRAVPIYQTSSYLFKSSDHAANLFGLKEFGNIYTRIMNPTTDVLEKRLAELDGGVGALALASGQAATTFAVLNITKAGENIVSTSYLYGGTYNLFHYTLPRLGIHVKFVDTSDPENVKNAIDENTRLVYMESVGNPKNNVDDFEAIAAVAHAAGIPFVVDNTVTTPYLFRPLQHGADIVVYSLTKFIGGHGTSIGGAVVDGGKFPWNNGKFPEFTEPESSYHGLKIWEALGNLSYILRMRLTLLRDLGSALSPFNAFQIIQGIETLHVRMARHVENAIAVAQWLEKHPLVSWVNYPGLPSHPDYQRSRRYLPKGAGAIIGFGIKGGIEAGKKFIDNVKLLSHLANIGDAKSLVIHPASTTHQQLSADEQIASGVTPDFIRLSIGIEDVKDIIADIDSALHAAQ
- the malQ gene encoding 4-alpha-glucanotransferase, which gives rise to MRPAFCLQEHFNIFKTDRLLQREVFMKMKRKSGILMHPTSLPGHGGIGTLGEETRKFLKFLHEAGQSLWQVLPLGPTAYGNSPYSCYSAFAGNPLLIDLNSVAADGDLEEPVQPQLASEDRVDYAAVAAWKYPLLSRAAQRFIEASDSHHLQDFEDFCADNVWLEDYALFMALKEHFEGAGWSDWPEEIARRLPSAIAEYTDKLRTSILVQKYMQWQFFRQWREVKRFANDLGIDIFGDIPIFVAYDSADVWVHREIFKLDERGLPLVVAGVPPDYFSETGQLWGNPVYDWDAIAADGYSWWIQRLRSSLQLYDLVRIDHFRGFAAYWEVAATEETAINGRWVTGPGEKLFNAVSNALGEPLPIIAEDLGLITPDVEKLLDTCGFPGMKVLHFAFGSGSDNYYLPHNYSPQCVVYTGTHDNNTTRGWFNEVGENERQHAMSYLRCSPQEIVWEMIRAAYSSVAAYAVIPVQDLFSLDSGARMNTPGLSQGNWEWRLPPGLLWNFQLAEELKAITSFYNRLA
- the ftsH gene encoding ATP-dependent zinc metalloprotease FtsH, yielding MGQSIWKPLLVMLILIVVFDIFYSAVSRQASGQSGEISYSRFRQELSADNVKKVVFKGTAVKGEFKTKTAVIPAQQGGGKGELTSFVTVVPAMEDPSLMQELMAKKVDVVATPTETSPIASILLYLLPWIFIIGVWWFAMRGMRSQGPGSMLGGFAKSGAKLYSSTERITVTFADVAGMENTKQELKEVVDYLRNPKKFQRIGGKVPKGVLLVGPPGTGKTLLARAVAGEAGVAFFSIAASQFIEMFVGVGASRVRDLFTNARKEAPSIIFIDELDAVGRSRGAGFGGGHDEREQTLNQLLSEMDGFDPHEEMVVLAATNRPDVLDQALLRPGRFDRHIVIDRPDWRDREQILKVHTRKIPLDEGVDLSVIARGTPGMTGAELENLVNEAAILAAREDLPKVTSDHLERAKDKILMGGERRMFISDQEKRITALHEAGHTLVAKLLPGTDPVHKVTIIPRGMALGVTQQLPDDDRYHYSKSYLMKRLSVALGGRVAERLVLGDLSTGAQNDLKTVTDLAEKMVCQWGMSDKVGAMTFSRGEEHPFLGRKLAEEKTFSEQTAWLIDQEIALIIANAEKCSSDIISGNRRRLDALAEALLQEETLDGARVDAIIASNQ